A single window of Malus sylvestris chromosome 5, drMalSylv7.2, whole genome shotgun sequence DNA harbors:
- the LOC126621066 gene encoding probable galacturonosyltransferase-like 9 encodes MELLLNFKIFSLRFTAFSFSSCDGGHDISPDRVSGEFIFELDEFGGRDSEGSLIGEFIRNWILPSHPPTFPLPCCFDLHRHSPFDLPHHTSFSCPVLLGSNDRAGKEVCDPSLIHADSEYLRGTIAAVHSVFKHASCPENTFFHFVASDSSAVDSHHLSRILKSTFPLINFRVYVFRESLVSHMISSSIRRALENPLNYARSYLADLLDPCVERVIYLDSDIVVVDDIQKLWEITLSGSRVIGALEYCHTNFTKYFSDEFWKDSELSKVFDRKRPWYFNTGVMVIDLDSEREEDLRTGFSSSVSVGVRRRRGGDSPYPNNLGYGFWISDDFD; translated from the exons ATGGAGCTTttgttaaatttcaaaattttctctcTGCGTTTTACAGCATTTTCTTTCTCCTCCTGTGATGGGGGACATGACATCTCGCCGGACAGGGTGTCTGGAGAATTT ATTTTCGAACTTGatgaatttggtggaagggattcGGAAGGATCCCTTATTGGAGAATTTATCAGAAATTGG ATCCTTCCCTCCCATCCCCCAACCTTCCCCCTCCCCTGCTGCTTCGACCTCCATCGCCACTCTCCCTTTGACCTCCCCCACCACACTTCCTTCAGCTGCCCTGTTCTTCTGGGCTCCAACGACAGAGCAGGGAAGGAGGTTTGCGATCCCTCCCTCATCCACGCCGATTCCGAGTACTTGCGCGGCACCATCGCCGCCGTACACTCTGTTTTCAAGCACGCTTCCTGCCCGGAAAACACATTCTTCCACTTTGTCGCCTCCGACTCCAGCGCCGTCGATTCCCACCACCTCTCTCGCATTCTGAAATCGACCTTTCCGTTGATTAATTTCCGAGTCTATGTGTTCAGAGAGAGCTTGGTGAGTCATATGATTTCGTCTTCGATTCGACGAGCTCTCGAGAACCCATTGAACTACGCGAGAAGCTACTTAGCTGATTTGCTCGACCCCTGCGTCGAACGCGTGATTTATCTCGACTCCGACATCGTTGTTGTCGACGATATCCAGAAGTTATGGGAGATTACCTTATCCGGGTCGAGAGTGATCGGAGCTCTGGAGTACTGCCACACGAATTTCACCAAGTATTTCTCCGACGAATTCTGGAAAGATTCCGAGCTCTCCAAGGTGTTCGACCGAAAACGCCCGTGGTATTTCAACACCGGCGTGATGGTGATCGATTTGGATTCAGAACGAGAAGAGGATTTACGAACTGGGTTCTCTTCCTCCGTTTCTGTTGGTGTTCGGCGGCGACGTGGAGGCGATTCACCATATCCTAATAATTTGGGATATGGGTTTTGGATTTCTGATGATTTTGATTGA
- the LOC126621337 gene encoding CMP-sialic acid transporter 2-like isoform X1 produces MEYRKLKDQDQDESSASEDLESLRGKPIPAISPVELSKWKLKSAVTIALTVLTSSQAILIVWSKRAGKYEYSVTTANFSVEALKCAISLAALARIWRNEGVTEDNRLSAKLDEVIVYPIPAFLYLVKNLLQYYIFAYVDAPGYQILKNFNIISTGILYRIILKRKLSEIQWAAFIILCAGCTTAQLNPKSDSVLQTPFQGWVMAIVMALLSGFAGVYTEAIMKKRPARNINVQNFWLYVFGMVFNAVAIVVQDFDAVMNKGFFHGYSFITVLMIFNHALSGIAVSMVMKYADNIVKVYSTSVAMLLTAVVSVFLFGFHLSLAFFLGSTVVSVAVYLHSIGKVR; encoded by the exons ATGGAGTACAGGAAACTCAAAGATCAG GATCAAGACGAATCTTCAGCCTCCGAAGACCTCGAAAGCTTGCGGGGCAAGCCAATTCCTGCCATCAGCCCAGTGGAGCTCTCCAAGTGGAAGCTCAA GTCGGCTGTTACTATAGCTTTGACCGTTTTGACCAGTTCACAAGCAATATTGATTGTGTGGTCGAAGAGGGCCGGCAAGTATGAGTATAGTGTCACCACTGCAAATTTCTCG GTGGAGGCTTTGAAGTGTGCAATATCGCTCGCTGCTTTGGCGCGAATCTGGAGGAATGAGGGTGTTACTGAAGATAACAG GTTGAGTGCAAAACTGGATGAAGTTATTGTATATCCCATTCCGGCATTTCTTTACCTAGTCAAGAATCTGCTTCAG TATTATATCTTTGCATATGTGGATGCTCCGGGTTATCAAATACTGAAGAATTTCAACATTATCAGCACTGGAATTTTGTACAGAATCATACTCAAGAGAAA GTTAAGTGAGATCCAATGGGCCGCTTTCATTATACTATGTGCAGGGTGCACTACAGCACAACTAAACCCAAA ATCGGACAGTGTTCTCCAAACTCCATTCCAAGGCTGGGTGATGGCCATT GTGATGGCACTTTTAAGTGGTTTTGCAGGAGTATACACTGAG GCCATAATGAAAAAGCGTCCTGCAAGGAATATAAATGTGCAGAACTTCTGGTTGTACGTCTTTGGAATGGTCTTCAATGCTGTTGCTATAGTGGTTCAAGATTTTGATGCAGTGATGAACAA GGGATTCTTCCATGGATACTCTTTTATTACAGTTCTCATGATTTTCAACCATGCACTCAG TGGTATTGCTGTGTCTATGGTTATGAAGTATGCTGATAATATTGTGAAG GTGTATTCTACTTCAGTGGCAATGCTTCTTACAGCAGTTGTTTCTGTGTTTCTATTTGGCTTTCACCTATCCCTCGCCTTTTTCCTCGGCTCAAC CGTTGTCTCGGTTGCGGTTTATCTGCATTCAATTGGGAAGGTTAGGTAA
- the LOC126621337 gene encoding CMP-sialic acid transporter 2-like isoform X2, whose product MEYRKLKDQDQDESSASEDLESLRGKPIPAISPVELSKWKLKSAVTIALTVLTSSQAILIVWSKRAGKYEYSVTTANFSVEALKCAISLAALARIWRNEGVTEDNRLSAKLDEVIVYPIPAFLYLVKNLLQYYIFAYVDAPGYQILKNFNIISTGILYRIILKRKLSEIQWAAFIILCAGCTTAQLNPKSDSVLQTPFQGWVMAIVMALLSGFAGVYTEAIMKKRPARNINVQNFWLYVFGMVFNAVAIVVQDFDAVMNKGFFHGYSFITVLMIFNHALSGIAVSMVMKYADNIVKVYSTSVAMLLTAVVSVFLFGFHLSLAFFLGSTVVSVAVYLHSIGKVR is encoded by the exons GATCAAGACGAATCTTCAGCCTCCGAAGACCTCGAAAGCTTGCGGGGCAAGCCAATTCCTGCCATCAGCCCAGTGGAGCTCTCCAAGTGGAAGCTCAA GTCGGCTGTTACTATAGCTTTGACCGTTTTGACCAGTTCACAAGCAATATTGATTGTGTGGTCGAAGAGGGCCGGCAAGTATGAGTATAGTGTCACCACTGCAAATTTCTCG GTGGAGGCTTTGAAGTGTGCAATATCGCTCGCTGCTTTGGCGCGAATCTGGAGGAATGAGGGTGTTACTGAAGATAACAG GTTGAGTGCAAAACTGGATGAAGTTATTGTATATCCCATTCCGGCATTTCTTTACCTAGTCAAGAATCTGCTTCAG TATTATATCTTTGCATATGTGGATGCTCCGGGTTATCAAATACTGAAGAATTTCAACATTATCAGCACTGGAATTTTGTACAGAATCATACTCAAGAGAAA GTTAAGTGAGATCCAATGGGCCGCTTTCATTATACTATGTGCAGGGTGCACTACAGCACAACTAAACCCAAA ATCGGACAGTGTTCTCCAAACTCCATTCCAAGGCTGGGTGATGGCCATT GTGATGGCACTTTTAAGTGGTTTTGCAGGAGTATACACTGAG GCCATAATGAAAAAGCGTCCTGCAAGGAATATAAATGTGCAGAACTTCTGGTTGTACGTCTTTGGAATGGTCTTCAATGCTGTTGCTATAGTGGTTCAAGATTTTGATGCAGTGATGAACAA GGGATTCTTCCATGGATACTCTTTTATTACAGTTCTCATGATTTTCAACCATGCACTCAG TGGTATTGCTGTGTCTATGGTTATGAAGTATGCTGATAATATTGTGAAG GTGTATTCTACTTCAGTGGCAATGCTTCTTACAGCAGTTGTTTCTGTGTTTCTATTTGGCTTTCACCTATCCCTCGCCTTTTTCCTCGGCTCAAC CGTTGTCTCGGTTGCGGTTTATCTGCATTCAATTGGGAAGGTTAGGTAA